A DNA window from Arachis duranensis cultivar V14167 chromosome 3, aradu.V14167.gnm2.J7QH, whole genome shotgun sequence contains the following coding sequences:
- the LOC107479809 gene encoding uncharacterized protein LOC107479809 has product MKAKVPKDFKAPDMTPYDGTSDLSHHLRNFRSRMYLTDASDAIRCKAFPTTLIKTAIKWFDSLPPGLITSFDDLAKKFLARFSIQKDKAKHAPSLLGIKQGDQENLRSYIKRFNKACLDIQNLIAEAAIIGLINGLREGPFRHSISKKHPTSLNEVQERTEKYINMEENS; this is encoded by the coding sequence atgaaagctaaagtcccAAAAGACTTCAAAGCTCCCGACATGACCCCGTATGATGGTACGTCTGATCTGAGTCATCATCTCAGAAATTTCAGAAGTCGGATGTATCTCAcagatgcctcagatgcaattcgttgcaaagccttccctACCACCTTGATCAAGACGGCAataaagtggttcgacagcTTGCCGCCAGGGTTGATAACAAGCTTTGATGACCTCGCCAAGAAATTCTTAgctagattctccatccagaaagacaaagccaAGCACGCTCCAAGCCTACTAGGGATTAAGCAAGGAGATCAGGAAAACCTTCGCAGTTACATAAAAAGATTCAAtaaagcctgcctggacatacaaaatCTTATAGCAGAGGCAGCCATCATCGGTCTCATCAacggcctacgagaaggaccctTTAGACACTCCATATCTAAAAAGCATCCAACATCTCTCAACGAGGTTCAAGAACGGACGGAAAAATACATTaatatggaggagaactcctga